The window CACCAACCTCCCGGCCGGATTATAACCCGGGCAGGCGGGAAGCCGCCTAGAACTTGTCCGGTGTCTGCAACAGTTTTTGCACTTCAGGGCTATGATAATTGTCCGCAGTGATCAACACCGGCGGCAGTTCCACCTTCTTATTCTGGACCGCGATCTTCTTACGCGCCTGATCAATGTAACCGACGCCCTGGTAGCCCATCTGGTAAGGATCCTGCGCAATGATCGCCTGGATCGTCCCGCTTTCGAAGAGCGGCAGAACTTCCGGGCTCGGATCAAACGTCACCACCTTTACCTTGTTCTCGAGTCCCTTGGCTTTGATAGCCTGGCAAACGCCGACTGCGGTCGGGGCGCAGGCCGAGAAAAACCCGGCGATGCCCGGATTACCATTGAGCAGATCCCCCGCGATGTTCATTGAGGCAGCGGCATCAGCGTTCGTCCACTGAATCGGGAGCACCTTCATGTTAGGAAATTTGGCGATCGCATCGTTGAACCCGGTGCTCCGTTTTGAGCTGACCGAACCGGCCTGGATTCCCAGATTGCCGACGAGACCTTTTTCGCCGAGAAGTTTCGCCATTTCCATCCCGGCTTTATAACCTCCGTCATAGTTATCGCAGGTGACGCTCGCCGCGGGAAGATCACTGTCGATGCCCGAATCAACCATGACCACAGGAACGCCGTCGCTGATGGCGTCCTGAACCGGAGGAATCAGGCCTTTGGAGTCGAGGGCTGCCAGGAGAATACCGGCGGGCCTGGATCTCGCAATGTTACGGACGAGGTCCACCTGGCTCGCAATTTCGGTTTCCGTAGCGGGGCCTTGATAGTCGATGTTGTAGCCCAGTTCCTTTGCCCGGTCCTTGGCCCCTTTTACGAGAAACAGGTAGAAGGTTGCTGACGTTGATTTGGGGATGAACACGACGGTCCCCTGGCTTTGTGCCTGGGCGAGCAGGCGGCCGGCGCCGCCGAGGGTGAGAAGGATGAGGCTGGAGACAGGTAGAATGAGGGAGAGAACCTTTTTCATTCCGAGAGCTTTCTGTACCGGTTTGACCGCAGGATTTTTTCGGGAGGGGGAACGATCGGCAGAGACGATCCGTTTTCGGATCATACGTTCCGTTTATGGGACTTCAATATAAAACATTCCAAGGCCCGGGCAATGCTATCGCTGCCTGCGCAACTGATCGACCGAAACGGCCGCGATGATCACCGCGCCATTCACGACGTACTGCCAAAAGGCATTCACGCCCAGGATATTCAGGCCGTTTCTGATCGTGGTCTCGATCAGCGCCCCGATCAGCGTCGCCAGCACGTTACCT of the Verrucomicrobiota bacterium genome contains:
- a CDS encoding ABC transporter substrate-binding protein; protein product: MKKVLSLILPVSSLILLTLGGAGRLLAQAQSQGTVVFIPKSTSATFYLFLVKGAKDRAKELGYNIDYQGPATETEIASQVDLVRNIARSRPAGILLAALDSKGLIPPVQDAISDGVPVVMVDSGIDSDLPAASVTCDNYDGGYKAGMEMAKLLGEKGLVGNLGIQAGSVSSKRSTGFNDAIAKFPNMKVLPIQWTNADAAASMNIAGDLLNGNPGIAGFFSACAPTAVGVCQAIKAKGLENKVKVVTFDPSPEVLPLFESGTIQAIIAQDPYQMGYQGVGYIDQARKKIAVQNKKVELPPVLITADNYHSPEVQKLLQTPDKF